Proteins encoded in a region of the Antedon mediterranea chromosome 2, ecAntMedi1.1, whole genome shotgun sequence genome:
- the LOC140040684 gene encoding cold shock domain-containing protein E1-like isoform X2: MASPLWKKQPLSNAYGSRNHSMSGPLQRSTSYPSHNGVQRETGQVEKLLSSYGFLQCCDRDGRLFFHYSEYSDNVEELTLGDAVEFETSVDRRTGKPVACKIIKLKNGSISTEILSDDKVTGFIVSEAKMSKSRNGGLNGESGQVTYEMNGECFFLNYMIHDVQTKDTKLKKEDKVLFNIATDKRDGSVRARNMTLLESFVAPRYQGIVCSMKESFGFLERADVVKEIFFHYSEFEGDINELVLGDDVDYDITVRNDKEVAINIKKLPPGTVVFEEISDESYIGNISKVIPRFSNRRQTEPFPGKLIFETPDGGKRELSYGEKDVFGSYTLNEDDTVEFQIATDKRDLLQRATSIKLMIDTFEAVKEEREMGIVAAIKEGFGFIKCVNREPRMFFHFSELLESGDLHISDEVEFTVIPDPNSPKRQIAVRIKLLPKGSVCFEIIQPERVQGTVEKVPANLWGKSPGKNSKDKELDRGLISYQLNGKKQTVNYHAKDTDIRTPPNIGDEVEFNLAEIKKDNTQTAVNVVVMNRAEETIKYGYLSVLKDSFGFIETEQHDREVFFRYSEVCGEVNEFELGDEVSFVVVRRSNRVHAENIKKLNKGTLPGEIVRTDVELGQVVRPLRNIDPQQEEYEGLVQVIHEDETEGDVYPYCITSLTDKHEFLQAGDKIRFQIGVSKTDDREWACNITALRKFIRSKVDSLKGQYGFIDYEMEEGKKLFFHMSEVQDGIDLQVGDEVEFVMIRNQQNGRYSAVNVRRLSRQRPEHLVHKLKTNLSLEDNGPRFIVTRQPRGPDGTKGFEMQRNL; encoded by the exons ATGGCAAGTCCACTGTGGAAG aaaCAACCTTTATCAAATGCATATGGCAGTCGAAATCATTCTATGTCTGGACCACTTCAACGCTCAACCAGTTATCCATCACATAATGG GGTTCAAAGAGAGACAGGACAGGTGGAAAAGCTTCTG TCATCATATGGCTTCCTTCAATGTTGTGATCGAGATGGACGACTATTTTTCCATTATAGTGAATATTCGGACAATGTTGAAGAGTTAACATTAGGAG atgcTGTAGAATTTGAAACATCAGTTGACAGAAGAACAGGTAAACCTGTAGCTTGTAAAATTATTAAGCTAAAAAATGGCAGCATATCCACCGAGATACTGAGTGACGACAAAGTTACTGGATTCATTGTTAGTGAGGCTAAGATGTCAAAATCAAGAAAT GGTGGCCTTAACGGCGAAAGTGGTCAAGTTACCTATGAAATGAATGGa GAATGTTTTTTCTTGAATTATATGATTCATGATGTTCAAACTAAGGACACAAAGTTAAAGAAAGAAGATAAAGTTTTGTTTAACATTGCCACAGACAAAAG AGATGGCAGTGTTCGTGCCCGTAACATGACTCTACTAGAATCCTTTGTTGCACCTCGTTACCAGGGCATTGTTTGTTCTATGAAAGAATCTTTTGGTTTTCTAGAGAGAGCAGATGTTGTTAAAGAA ATTTTTTTCCATTATAGTGAATTTGAAGGAGATATAAATGAGCTAGTTCTAGGAGATGATGTTGATTATGATATTACAGTTCGAAAT gatAAAGAAGTAGCCATCAATATTAAAAAGCTTCCACCTGGCACTGTAGTGTTTGAAGAAATTTCAGATGAATCTTAtattggtaacatttcaaaaGTTATACCACGATTCAGCAATCGACGTCAGACTGAACCATTTCCAGGAAAACTCATATTTGAAACTCCTGATGGAGG GAAAAGAGAGCTTTCTTATGGAGAGAAAGATGTATTTGGTAGTTACACATTGAATGAGGATGACACTGTAGAGTTTCAGATTGCCACAGATAAACGAGATCTACTACAGCGTGCAACTAGTATCAAACTGATGATTGACACTTTTGAAGCTGTCAAAGAAGAAAGAGAAATG GGTATAGTTGCAGCTATAAAAGAAGGCTTTGGATTCATCAAATGTGTCAACCGTGAACCAAGAATGTTCTTCCACTTCAGTGAACTACTTGAATCG gGTGACCTTCATATATCTGATGAAGTAGAATTCACAGTTATTCCA GACCCAAATTCACCTAAGCGTCAGATTGCTGTACGTATCAAGCTTCTTCCAAAGGGATCTGTATGTTTTGAGATCATTCAACCGGAACGTGTACAAGGCACTGTAGAAAAAGTGCCAGCAAACTTG TGGGGTAAAAGTCCAGGTAAAAACTCAAAAGATAAAGAACTTGACCGTGGATTGATAAGTTACCAATTGAATGGCAAGAAACAAACCGTTAATTATCATGCTAAAGATACAGATATACGTACACCACCCAACATTGGTGATGAG gTTGAGTTTAATCTTGCTGAGATCAAGAAAGACAACACACAAACAGCTGTAAACGTGGTTGTAATGAATCGTGCTGAGGAGACCATCAAGTATGGCTACTTGTCAGTGTTAAAAGATAGCTTTGGATTTATAGAAACAGAACAACATGATAGGGAGGTCTTCTTTAGATACag TGAGGTTTGTGGCGAAGTAAATGAATTTGAGCTAGGAGACGAAGTGTCATTTGTAGTTGTACGTCGTAGCAACCGTGTTCATGCCGAGAACATTAAGAAGCTTAACAAAGGTACTCTACCAGGAGAAATTGTGCGGACAGACGTAGAACTAGGTCAAGTAGTACGACCTCTACGCAATATTGATCCACAACAAGAAGAGTACGAAGGCCTGGTTCAGGTGATACACGAGG ATGAGACCGAAGGAGATGTTTACCCATACTGCATCACTAGCCTGACAGACAAACATGAGTTTCTGCAAGCTGGTGATAAGATCCGATTCCAGATTGGTGTCTCAAAGACAGATGACAGAGAATGGGCTTGCAACATCACTGCGCTTAGGAAGTTTATTCGCAGTAAAGTGGACTCACTCAAAGGACAG TATGGATTTATTGACTATGAGATGGAAGAAGGCAAGAAGTTGTTTTTCCACATGAGTGAGGTTCAGGATGGGATAGACCTACAAGTTGGAGATGAGGTTGAGTTTGTGATGATACGTAATCAACAGAATGGACGATATAGTGCTGTCAACGTTCGCAGACTAAG TCGCCAGAGACCTGAACATCTGGtgcataaattaaaaacaaacttatCGCTGGAGGACAATGGCCCTCGATTTATTGTCACCAGGCAACCACGTGGCCCAGACGGTACTAAAGGTTTTGAGATGCAGCGCAATCTGTAG
- the LOC140040684 gene encoding cold shock domain-containing protein E1-like isoform X1: protein MASPLWKKQPLSNAYGSRNHSMSGPLQRSTSYPSHNGVQRETGQVEKLLSSYGFLQCCDRDGRLFFHYSEYSDNVEELTLGDAVEFETSVDRRTGKPVACKIIKLKNGSISTEILSDDKVTGFIVSEAKMSKSRNGGLNGESGQVTYEMNGECFFLNYMIHDVQTKDTKLKKEDKVLFNIATDKRDGSVRARNMTLLESFVAPRYQGIVCSMKESFGFLERADVVKEIFFHYSEFEGDINELVLGDDVDYDITVRNDKEVAINIKKLPPGTVVFEEISDESYIGNISKVIPRFSNRRQTEPFPGKLIFETPDGGKRELSYGEKDVFGSYTLNEDDTVEFQIATDKRDLLQRATSIKLMIDTFEAVKEEREMGIVAAIKEGFGFIKCVNREPRMFFHFSELLESGDLHISDEVEFTVIPDPNSPKRQIAVRIKLLPKGSVCFEIIQPERVQGTVEKVPANLWGKSPGKNSKDKELDRGLISYQLNGKKQTVNYHAKDTDIRTPPNIGDEVEFNLAEIKKDNTQTAVNVVVMNRAEETIKYGYLSVLKDSFGFIETEQHDREVFFRYSEVCGEVNEFELGDEVSFVVVRRSNRVHAENIKKLNKGTLPGEIVRTDVELGQVVRPLRNIDPQQEEYEGLVQVIHEDETEGDVYPYCITSLTDKHEFLQAGDKIRFQIGVSKTDDREWACNITALRKFIRSKVDSLKGQYGFIDYEMEEGKKLFFHMSEVQDGIDLQVGDEVEFVMIRNQQNGRYSAVNVRRLSSRQRPEHLVHKLKTNLSLEDNGPRFIVTRQPRGPDGTKGFEMQRNL from the exons ATGGCAAGTCCACTGTGGAAG aaaCAACCTTTATCAAATGCATATGGCAGTCGAAATCATTCTATGTCTGGACCACTTCAACGCTCAACCAGTTATCCATCACATAATGG GGTTCAAAGAGAGACAGGACAGGTGGAAAAGCTTCTG TCATCATATGGCTTCCTTCAATGTTGTGATCGAGATGGACGACTATTTTTCCATTATAGTGAATATTCGGACAATGTTGAAGAGTTAACATTAGGAG atgcTGTAGAATTTGAAACATCAGTTGACAGAAGAACAGGTAAACCTGTAGCTTGTAAAATTATTAAGCTAAAAAATGGCAGCATATCCACCGAGATACTGAGTGACGACAAAGTTACTGGATTCATTGTTAGTGAGGCTAAGATGTCAAAATCAAGAAAT GGTGGCCTTAACGGCGAAAGTGGTCAAGTTACCTATGAAATGAATGGa GAATGTTTTTTCTTGAATTATATGATTCATGATGTTCAAACTAAGGACACAAAGTTAAAGAAAGAAGATAAAGTTTTGTTTAACATTGCCACAGACAAAAG AGATGGCAGTGTTCGTGCCCGTAACATGACTCTACTAGAATCCTTTGTTGCACCTCGTTACCAGGGCATTGTTTGTTCTATGAAAGAATCTTTTGGTTTTCTAGAGAGAGCAGATGTTGTTAAAGAA ATTTTTTTCCATTATAGTGAATTTGAAGGAGATATAAATGAGCTAGTTCTAGGAGATGATGTTGATTATGATATTACAGTTCGAAAT gatAAAGAAGTAGCCATCAATATTAAAAAGCTTCCACCTGGCACTGTAGTGTTTGAAGAAATTTCAGATGAATCTTAtattggtaacatttcaaaaGTTATACCACGATTCAGCAATCGACGTCAGACTGAACCATTTCCAGGAAAACTCATATTTGAAACTCCTGATGGAGG GAAAAGAGAGCTTTCTTATGGAGAGAAAGATGTATTTGGTAGTTACACATTGAATGAGGATGACACTGTAGAGTTTCAGATTGCCACAGATAAACGAGATCTACTACAGCGTGCAACTAGTATCAAACTGATGATTGACACTTTTGAAGCTGTCAAAGAAGAAAGAGAAATG GGTATAGTTGCAGCTATAAAAGAAGGCTTTGGATTCATCAAATGTGTCAACCGTGAACCAAGAATGTTCTTCCACTTCAGTGAACTACTTGAATCG gGTGACCTTCATATATCTGATGAAGTAGAATTCACAGTTATTCCA GACCCAAATTCACCTAAGCGTCAGATTGCTGTACGTATCAAGCTTCTTCCAAAGGGATCTGTATGTTTTGAGATCATTCAACCGGAACGTGTACAAGGCACTGTAGAAAAAGTGCCAGCAAACTTG TGGGGTAAAAGTCCAGGTAAAAACTCAAAAGATAAAGAACTTGACCGTGGATTGATAAGTTACCAATTGAATGGCAAGAAACAAACCGTTAATTATCATGCTAAAGATACAGATATACGTACACCACCCAACATTGGTGATGAG gTTGAGTTTAATCTTGCTGAGATCAAGAAAGACAACACACAAACAGCTGTAAACGTGGTTGTAATGAATCGTGCTGAGGAGACCATCAAGTATGGCTACTTGTCAGTGTTAAAAGATAGCTTTGGATTTATAGAAACAGAACAACATGATAGGGAGGTCTTCTTTAGATACag TGAGGTTTGTGGCGAAGTAAATGAATTTGAGCTAGGAGACGAAGTGTCATTTGTAGTTGTACGTCGTAGCAACCGTGTTCATGCCGAGAACATTAAGAAGCTTAACAAAGGTACTCTACCAGGAGAAATTGTGCGGACAGACGTAGAACTAGGTCAAGTAGTACGACCTCTACGCAATATTGATCCACAACAAGAAGAGTACGAAGGCCTGGTTCAGGTGATACACGAGG ATGAGACCGAAGGAGATGTTTACCCATACTGCATCACTAGCCTGACAGACAAACATGAGTTTCTGCAAGCTGGTGATAAGATCCGATTCCAGATTGGTGTCTCAAAGACAGATGACAGAGAATGGGCTTGCAACATCACTGCGCTTAGGAAGTTTATTCGCAGTAAAGTGGACTCACTCAAAGGACAG TATGGATTTATTGACTATGAGATGGAAGAAGGCAAGAAGTTGTTTTTCCACATGAGTGAGGTTCAGGATGGGATAGACCTACAAGTTGGAGATGAGGTTGAGTTTGTGATGATACGTAATCAACAGAATGGACGATATAGTGCTGTCAACGTTCGCAGACTAAG TAGTCGCCAGAGACCTGAACATCTGGtgcataaattaaaaacaaacttatCGCTGGAGGACAATGGCCCTCGATTTATTGTCACCAGGCAACCACGTGGCCCAGACGGTACTAAAGGTTTTGAGATGCAGCGCAATCTGTAG